A single Pseudomonadota bacterium DNA region contains:
- the tgt gene encoding tRNA guanosine(34) transglycosylase Tgt: MATSGAARRGRLTTAHGVVNTPAFMPCGTAGTVKAMLPDSVVATGAEIVLANTYHLMLRPGADRIHGLGGLHRFGNWPLPILTDSGGYQVMSLAALRTIDETGVTFKSHLDGSRHELTPERAIEIQHLIGSDITMCLDECTPYPVDAAVAESSMQLSMRWAERCRASFRERPGHGLFGIVQGSVYPELRQESVAALGAIGFDGYAVGGLAVGEGQETMFRVLDATVPSMPKDRPRYLMGVGRPADIMGAVRRGIDMFDCVLPTRSGRTGQAFTRHGTLNLRNAVHAASARPLDERCACPACRGYARAYLSHLFRAGEILGPMLLTWHNLHYYQELMAGIRGAIEAGTLDAFEAEFTRMQEGGERLDDALAAGGIAHD; the protein is encoded by the coding sequence ATGGCGACGTCGGGCGCAGCGCGCCGCGGCCGGCTTACCACCGCGCATGGGGTGGTGAACACGCCCGCCTTCATGCCTTGCGGCACCGCCGGCACGGTCAAGGCCATGCTACCGGACTCGGTGGTCGCCACCGGTGCGGAGATCGTGCTCGCCAACACCTACCATCTGATGCTGCGGCCCGGCGCCGATCGCATCCATGGCTTGGGCGGGCTGCATCGCTTCGGCAATTGGCCGCTGCCGATCCTGACCGACTCCGGCGGCTATCAGGTGATGTCGCTGGCCGCTCTCCGCACCATCGACGAGACCGGTGTCACCTTCAAATCGCATCTCGACGGCAGCCGGCATGAGCTGACACCGGAGCGCGCCATCGAGATCCAGCATCTCATCGGCTCCGATATCACCATGTGCCTGGATGAGTGCACGCCCTATCCCGTCGATGCCGCCGTCGCCGAGTCCTCGATGCAGCTCTCCATGCGCTGGGCGGAGCGCTGCCGGGCTTCCTTCCGCGAGCGCCCCGGCCACGGCCTCTTCGGCATCGTCCAGGGCAGCGTCTATCCGGAGCTCCGGCAAGAATCCGTGGCCGCGCTCGGCGCCATCGGCTTCGACGGCTACGCCGTGGGCGGGCTCGCCGTCGGCGAAGGGCAGGAGACCATGTTCCGGGTCTTGGATGCGACCGTGCCGTCGATGCCGAAAGACCGGCCGCGCTATCTCATGGGGGTCGGTCGACCGGCAGACATAATGGGCGCGGTCCGCCGCGGCATCGACATGTTCGACTGCGTGCTGCCGACCCGCTCCGGGCGCACCGGCCAGGCCTTCACCCGCCACGGCACGCTCAATCTTCGCAACGCCGTGCATGCCGCGAGCGCGCGTCCCTTGGATGAGCGCTGCGCCTGCCCCGCTTGCCGCGGCTACGCTCGCGCCTATTTGAGCCATCTATTCCGTGCCGGCGAGATCCTGGGCCCGATGCTGCTGACCTGGCACAATCTGCACTATTATCAGGAGCTGATGGCCGGAATCAGGGGCGCCATCGAGGCCGGGACGCTGGATGCGTTCGAGGCGGAGTTCACCCGCATGCAGGAGGGCGGCGAGAGGCTGGATGACGCGCTCGCCGCAGGAGGGATTGCTCATGACTGA
- the queA gene encoding tRNA preQ1(34) S-adenosylmethionine ribosyltransferase-isomerase QueA codes for MRIEDFDFELPPDRIARHPARPRDRARLLDLTPTANQGGLVDRQVSELPELLAPGDVLILNDTRVIPARLVGRVGEARVEVTLHKREGDGIWAAFARPARKLADGKTIEFAPGFAARVAAKREAGEVVFDFAMPESRLADALRRHGALPLPPYIPRPHGVEPTDEVDYQTVYARRDGAVAAPTAGLHFTPALIQRLSDRGITMATVTLHVGAGTFLPVKVADPSRHKMHAEWGEVSPDAAQAINGARAQGGRIVAVGTTSLRLIESATSADGYLQPFQGETRLFITPGYAFKLVDRLITNFHLPRSTLFMLVAAFSGLERIRQAYAHAIQAGYRFYSYGDCCLLPRAA; via the coding sequence ATGCGCATTGAGGATTTTGACTTCGAGCTGCCCCCCGACCGGATCGCCCGGCATCCGGCGCGGCCGCGGGACCGGGCGCGGCTGCTCGATCTCACCCCCACCGCGAATCAGGGGGGCCTCGTCGACCGCCAGGTGAGCGAGCTCCCCGAGCTGCTGGCGCCGGGGGATGTCCTCATCTTGAACGACACCAGGGTGATCCCGGCCCGGCTTGTGGGACGCGTGGGCGAAGCCCGGGTCGAAGTGACCCTGCATAAGCGCGAGGGTGACGGCATTTGGGCCGCGTTTGCCCGGCCGGCACGAAAGCTGGCGGATGGCAAGACCATCGAATTCGCCCCGGGCTTCGCTGCCCGCGTCGCCGCCAAGCGCGAGGCCGGCGAAGTCGTGTTCGATTTCGCCATGCCGGAAAGCCGGCTCGCCGATGCGCTCAGGCGCCACGGCGCGCTGCCTTTGCCGCCCTACATTCCCCGCCCCCATGGGGTGGAACCCACCGATGAAGTGGACTACCAGACGGTTTATGCGCGCCGCGACGGTGCGGTGGCCGCCCCGACCGCGGGCTTGCACTTCACGCCTGCGCTCATCCAGCGCCTCAGCGACCGGGGCATCACCATGGCCACGGTCACGCTGCATGTCGGCGCCGGCACCTTTCTCCCGGTCAAGGTCGCCGATCCGAGCCGGCACAAGATGCATGCCGAATGGGGCGAGGTCTCGCCCGACGCGGCCCAGGCGATCAATGGGGCGCGGGCCCAGGGCGGCCGCATCGTCGCCGTCGGTACCACCAGCCTCCGGCTCATCGAATCCGCCACCTCTGCCGACGGCTATCTCCAGCCGTTTCAAGGTGAGACGCGCCTCTTCATCACTCCCGGCTACGCCTTCAAGCTAGTGGATCGCCTCATCACCAATTTCCATCTGCCGCGCTCGACCCTGTTCATGCTGGTCGCCGCCTTCTCGGGCCTCGAGCGCATCCGCCAGGCCTATGCCCATGCGATCCAAGCGGGATACCGCTTCTATTCCTATGGCGATTGCTGCCTCTTGCCGAGGGCGGCGTGA
- a CDS encoding alpha-L-glutamate ligase, giving the protein MDKIYVLHENAEWVKPLKAAFQSIGAPYEEWFLDQGILDLRHAPPAGVFYNRMSASSHTRDHRYAAEYTGTVLAWLERHGRTVANSGRALQLEISKVAQYQALSRHGIATPDTLAVVGRDNIPAAADRLGYPLILKHNRGGKGLGVRLFLSRAALDEYLAGEGDPAPVDGITLVQRYIEAPEPSITRVEFVGGRFLYAVRVDTSSGFELCPADACQIAPANCPTVAPADRFRIIEGFDSPLIGRYQEFLAANGIHIAGVEFIRDKDGRAYTYDVNTNTNYNPDAEALVGVYGMVAIARYLEGLRVNQRIQAAA; this is encoded by the coding sequence ATGGACAAGATCTATGTGCTGCACGAGAACGCCGAGTGGGTGAAGCCGCTGAAGGCGGCGTTTCAGTCGATCGGCGCGCCCTATGAGGAGTGGTTCCTCGACCAGGGCATCCTCGACCTCCGCCATGCCCCGCCCGCGGGCGTCTTTTATAACCGCATGAGCGCCTCTTCACACACCCGCGACCATCGCTATGCCGCGGAATACACCGGCACCGTGCTGGCCTGGTTGGAGCGCCACGGCCGCACCGTCGCCAACAGCGGCCGCGCCCTCCAGCTCGAGATCAGCAAGGTCGCGCAATACCAGGCGCTTTCCCGCCACGGCATCGCTACGCCGGATACGCTGGCGGTGGTCGGCCGCGACAACATCCCAGCGGCTGCGGACCGGCTGGGATATCCCCTCATCCTCAAGCACAACCGCGGCGGCAAGGGCCTGGGCGTGCGCCTGTTTTTGAGCCGGGCGGCGCTCGATGAGTATCTCGCAGGCGAGGGCGATCCGGCTCCGGTCGACGGCATCACCCTGGTGCAGCGCTACATCGAAGCACCCGAGCCCTCTATCACCCGGGTGGAATTCGTCGGCGGGCGCTTCCTCTATGCGGTGCGCGTCGACACCTCTTCCGGCTTCGAGCTCTGCCCGGCGGATGCCTGCCAAATAGCACCGGCCAACTGCCCGACCGTGGCCCCGGCGGACCGCTTCCGCATCATCGAGGGCTTCGACAGTCCTCTAATCGGCCGCTATCAGGAGTTCCTCGCCGCCAACGGCATTCACATCGCCGGCGTCGAGTTCATCCGCGACAAGGATGGCCGCGCCTATACCTATGACGTGAACACCAACACCAACTACAACCCGGACGCTGAAGCCTTGGTCGGCGTTTACGGCATGGTGGCGATCGCGCGCTATCTCGAAGGCTTGCGGGTGAACCAGCGGATCCAAGCTGCGGCCTAG